One window of Lytechinus variegatus isolate NC3 chromosome 2, Lvar_3.0, whole genome shotgun sequence genomic DNA carries:
- the LOC121407202 gene encoding uncharacterized protein LOC121407202 has translation MFGLVDRSAYLFMLSSLLAISSVLGYNATFLQREVNGKCNHLVHHSNGRIISHLGTAHYADNKDCRVTISVAPGKRLFLRFDRFDITDSVNCFQDEVLIYDGTSISSPMLTGRLYGLCGSLPRQYRTMHSSGNEVTVRFITDDVTSDNQGFAISYVSYVPTSTADTSESNNCFPCRESSMCIDRHLMCDNLWHCPEGSDESFQLCYESPENEEEESDGKGWLSWTGTHIAMAFAVAAVLFIISSLIFCCCCHQPSSDSLDDPSPHVITDANMYYIQQAKPDVVTSAPQVNHGKGASRSRSTSNHTEHRYDVVNADASDPMIGYQSVSESSAPSKANSDWWEARRSCGDGCQSTVPINYEVYEHHHHLYPNGVEYESETTSPLTQDYYVTNMSFIEQQELRWQYLTGQHHTHVSLPPQ, from the exons ATGTTTGGATTAGTCGATCGCTCCGCATACCTCTTCATGCTCTCATCACTGCTGGCAATATCATCGGTTTTAGGATATAATGCAA CATTTCTTCAGCGAGAGGTCAACGGCAAATGCAACCATCTCGTCCATCATAGCAACGGCCGCATCATTTCGCACCTGGGTACAGCCCACTATGCTGACAACAAGGATTGCCGGGTGACGATAAGCGTTGCACCGGGCAAACGACTCTTCCTCAGATTCGACCGATTTGACATCACCGACTCGGTGAACTGCTTTCAG GACGAAGTCTTGATCTACGATGGAACGAGCATATCCAGTCCTATGTTGACCGGTCGTCTCTATGGCCTGTGTGGATCTCTGCCCCGTCAGTACAGGACCATGCACTCAAGCGGCAACGAGGTCACAGTCAGGTTCATtactgatgacgtcacatcgGACAATCAGGGCTTCGCCATCTCTTACGTCAGCTACGTACCCACAAGCACTGCTGATACAAGTG AGTCGAACAACTGCTTTCCTTGCCGAGAGAGTTCAATGTGCATTGATCGTCATTTGATGTGTGACAACCTATGGCACTGTCCTGAAGGCAGCGACGAGTCATTCCAGCTTTGTTATG AATCACCAGAAAATGAGGAGGAAGAGTCGGATGGCAAGGGCTGGTTATCATGGACAGGGACCCACATCGCCATGGCATTCGCCGTCGCCGCGGTTCTCTTCATTATATCGTCGCTAATATTTTGCTGCTGTTGCCATCAACCGTCATCAGACTCCCTCGACGACCCATCCCCGCACGTGATCACCGACGCGAACATGTACTACATCCAACAAGCCAAGCCCGACGTCGTCACCAGCGCTCCGCAAGTAAACCACGGAAAAGGTGCGTCGCGGAGCCGCAGTACCAGCAACCACACCGAGCACCGCTATGACGTCGTCAACGCCGATGCATCGGACCCTATGATTGGCTACCAATCTGTGAGCGAGTCCAGTGCGCCCAGCAAGGCGAACTCTGATTGGTGGGAAGCTAGACGCAGCTGCGGTGACGGCTGCCAATCAACAGTGCCGATAAACTATGAGGTTTACGagcatcaccatcatttgtatCCAAACGGTGTCGAATACGAGTCAGAGACGACGTCACCGCTCACGCAAGATTATTACGTCACTAATATGTCGTTCATTGAGCAACAAGAATTAAGGTGGCAATATCTGACGGGTCAACACCACACTCATGTTTCTTTGCCACCGCAATGA